GCGCGCCATGGCCTCGGTGTGGCGCAGCAGGACTAGAACTCGGGTGTCGAGTGTACCCTTCTGGAAGAACCGCATCAGCTTGACCAGCGGCAACCGGTCAGAAGGATTGGTCAAGCGGCGCAGCGCCCGGCCAGCCTCCAGCCATTCAGACTGATCGATCTCCCTGGGCGAGGCCATAGTGACCGGAGGTCTGGGCCAAACTGATGGCACGTCATCGTCCATGGCCAGGCGAGCGGCCCAATACCTGACCTGCTTCATCCGCCCAGACTTCAACGGATAAACAACCGGAGGCAACGGCCGGCCCAGTACCACCTGGCGGCCGGTCTCCTCCAGCACTTCGCGCCAGGCGCAGGTCAGCAGGGTCTCGCCCGGCTCCAGCTTGCCCTTGGGCCAGGACCAATCGTTGTAGCGCGGCCGGTGGACCAGCAGCACCTCAAGCTGGTCCTTGACCACCCGCCAAACCAATGCGCCGGCCGCCAGTTGCGGCGCCGCCGTCAAGGCAGCCTGGGCGGCGTGGGTCTTATCCAGCGGCCCGACTTCCGGATCGCCGCTGGCCAACCGCTCGGGTTTGGTCATGGGCGGGCGGGCCTTGGCTAGTGCACCCTGGCGCCGCTGCGGCGCCTTCGAGCCATGTATAGGTCCTGAATATCAGCCAGAGGTTTGCCGTTCTTGTCGAATCGTAAGGCGGCGTACTGGCCGTCCGGACCCATCTCCCAGGCGGCTGTGCCGGCGTCCATCGACAGCTTGAGCATGTCCAGCAATTCGGTGATGTGGCCCGGATCGCTCACATTGACCAGGGTTTCGACCCGCCGGTCGAGGTTGCGGTGCATTAGATCAGCCGAACCGATCAGAACATCTGGCGACCCATCGTTAGCGAAGGCGTAGACGCGGGCGTGCTCCAAGAAGCGTCCCAGAATTGAGCGCACCCGGAGGTTTTCGCTCAGCCCAGGTACCCGGGCCTTGACCGCGCAGATGCCGCGGATGACCATATCGACCCTGACGCCGGCCTGTGAGGCCCGGTAGAGCGCGTCAATGGTCTTTTCGTCGACAATCGAATTGATCTTGAACTGGATCCAAGCCTCTTTGCCAGCTTTATGGTTCTTGATTTCGCGGTCAATCCGGCTGAGCAGGCCCTTGCGAATCGAGGTTGGCGCCACCAAGAACCGATCAAAAGTCGAGGCCGGCGCAAAACCGGACAGCTGGTTAAACAGCCGGGTGACGTCCTGGCCAACTTCCGGGTCGCAGGTCAGCAGCCCCAAATCCTCATACAGCCGGGCGGTCTTGGGGTTGTAGTTGCCGGTGCCAACATGGCAATACCGCCTCAGCCCG
Above is a window of Micrococcales bacterium DNA encoding:
- a CDS encoding NUDIX hydrolase, with product MTKPERLASGDPEVGPLDKTHAAQAALTAAPQLAAGALVWRVVKDQLEVLLVHRPRYNDWSWPKGKLEPGETLLTCAWREVLEETGRQVVLGRPLPPVVYPLKSGRMKQVRYWAARLAMDDDVPSVWPRPPVTMASPREIDQSEWLEAGRALRRLTNPSDRLPLVKLMRFFQKGTLDTRVLVLLRHTEAMARTAWSKADASRPLTGAGRRAARGLVPSLAALGVRQIVTSPWARCRATVRPYARRSRLPINTNRWLSETDAVHRPGRAGRLIDRVLGGEVAAVVCSHRPVLPLLTARLLAGGGGKLAKQLGPGALELGEMAVAHVVATGHRRGRVIAIDRHLPT